Genomic segment of Candidatus Binatia bacterium:
CCCTGCCGTACCCCGACGAGGCGGGCGACGCTTCGCTGACTGGCTTCGTGCCCGGAGAGCGGCGGATAGTAAAGCTATATTTCCAGAAATTATCGTTCCATTGCGAGGATCCGTTACTGGAAGCCCTGGTGGTGAAAGAGGCGACACGCCTCAGTTCCGCAGGACGCCGTGCGACTTTTGCCGCAGCTCCACAGCGCGTGCTGGCGAACTCTGGACGTTCGTGCGGCAGGAGGTGATACTACCGCGGTGACCCCCGTCCTGCGCCACTACCTGTTGCTCGAGCACATTGCCGGGTCGGCCGTGGTGAATTTCCTGCTCAATGGCCTGATCGCATGGCTCGCATTCCGTCATCTCGAGACGGTTCCGCTGTGGGGATCCCAAAGTATTTTCGGCGACATGGTCGGAACCACGATTATCCTGCCGCTGCTCACCTGCCTGATCGCCACCCGCATCGTCCGCTGGCATCTGCGCGACGGCCGGGTCGGCTCTCCGGGATGGCCGCCCGAATCGTATCGTGTTCTGCGAAGTCTTCCCGACGCTACCTTCGCGCGCGGCCTGGTGATGGGACTCGTGGTGACGGTATTCACGGCTCCGCTGCTGACGGGGCTGCTCGTTACAGCTGGCATCGCGAGCCTCGATCTGCACTCGTTCCTGTGGTTCAAGGCAATCTACGCGGGAGCGCTGGGAGCACTCGTGCAACCGCTGGTCGCAATGCGCGCACTCGCAGACAGCGACGCGAATTAGCGGTTCAGCCGGCCGAAGACGGCACGATCGCGTGAGGGTGCGGTTTGGCGCGCACCTGAAATCGCATTCGGCGCGTAAGGCCGCGTTCCGATTACGATGGCAACGTCACGAAATCGCCGGGTGCCCGCAGAGTTGCCCCCACGACCGGCGCGTGACCCCGAAAATATTTGTTCTACGCGACCGTCGGCGACTACCTCACGTCGCGGGGGACGTGCAGAGTCTACAGCTTGATCGCCGTCACGGCGTACTGAAGGCAGGCGAGTAAATCGTCGCGTTCCAGGTTGGGGAACCCGGCGAGTACGTCGTCGATCGAGTCCCCGCCAGCCAAGTATTCGAGCATGGACTCGACCGGATAGCGCAGCCCTCGAATCACGGCCTTCCCGTGACTGGAGTGTGCCACCACCGTCGTCGAGCCTCGTGTATCGGCGTTTGCTCGTACTTCCGCTGCTCCACCTAGGCGCTTGTGTGTTCATCCAACTAAGCGGCATGACGTGGGCACCGATCGTCATTGTCGATTATGGAGTTGACCCGGTCTCGTGGACACTTTCCCGGTGGGGAAGTAGGAGTTCACGATGGGCAAGACGAGGCAGGCATATCCGCCTGAGTACCGCCGGCAGATCATCGCCCTGGCCCGGGCAGGCCGGTCGGCCAAGGAGCTGGCCAAAGAGTTCGACCCGAGCGAGCAGACGATCCGTAACTGGCTGTTCCAAGCCCAAGTCGATGCCGGCGATCGAAACGACGGCGTGACGACGGCGGAAAAGGACGAGCTCCGAGAGTTGCGCCGGGAGAATCGGCGTCTGCGCGAGGAGCGCGAGATCCTAAAAAAAGCCGCGGTCTGGTTCGCTCAGGAGACCGACTCGACGCCGAGGGGGCGTTCGGGTTCGTAAAGGCGAATCGGACCGAGCATCGCGTGGCCGTGCTGTGCAAGACGCTGGGAGTCTCAACCAGCGGATTCTATGCCTGGCTCATTCGTCCGCCGTCTGCGCATCGCAGACGCGACGAGGAACTCGCGACCAAGATCAAGGCGATCCACCTCGCCTCGCGTGAAACCTACGGCGTTCCGCGCGTGCACTTCGAGCTGCGCGAGGTTCACAGTGAGCGTGTCGGCGGAAAGCGGGTTGCCCGTTTGATGCGGCAGAACGGCTTGGAAGGCGCGAGCCGGCGAAAAAAGTACCATACGACCAAGCGCAACAAAGACGCGAGGCCGGCGCCGGATCTGGTCGAACGGGAATTCACCGCCGATGCGCCGAACAAACTGTGGATTGCAGACATCACGTACATTCCGACGTGGTCAGGATTTCTGTACCTGTCAGTTGTCGTCGATGTGTGGAGTCGTCGCGTCATCGGTTGGGCAATGGCGTCGCATCTGCGAACGTCGCTCATCCTGGATGCGTTCGACATGGCCG
This window contains:
- a CDS encoding DUF433 domain-containing protein: MVAHSSHGKAVIRGLRYPVESMLEYLAGGDSIDDVLAGFPNLERDDLLACLQYAVTAIKL
- a CDS encoding IS3 family transposase (programmed frameshift); the encoded protein is MGKTRQAYPPEYRRQIIALARAGRSAKELAKEFDPSEQTIRNWLFQAQVDAGDRNDGVTTAEKDELRELRRENRRLREEREILKKAGGLVRSGDRLDAEGAFGFVKANRTEHRVAVLCKTLGVSTSGFYAWLIRPPSAHRRRDEELATKIKAIHLASRETYGVPRVHFELREVHSERVGGKRVARLMRQNGLEGASRRKKYHTTKRNKDARPAPDLVEREFTADAPNKLWIADITYIPTWSGFLYLSVVVDVWSRRVIGWAMASHLRTSLILDAFDMAVQTRAPLDVIHHSDQGTQYTSIAFGARCREVGVRPSMGSVGDCYDNAMCESFFATLECELLDKRRFRNQAEAKMAVFDFIEGWYNPRRRHSSLDYMSPAEYERRNWLAA